The following proteins are co-located in the Kineosporia sp. NBRC 101731 genome:
- a CDS encoding PLP-dependent cysteine synthase family protein, with protein sequence MHTFSVAQPLDAHDLQVAPGQLLTRSAAVPSHSPEALVGNTPVLWIDAPFNGADRGFWAKLEGCNPGGIKDRTALYMIDRARRRGELREGAMVIESTSGTLGLGLALAGTVYRHPVTLVSDPGMEPIMHRLLSAYGARVETVTRPHPVGGWQQARRERVAQLMAAHREAYSPDQYNNPDNVSAYAGLAHELIAQLGRIDVLVASVGTGGHSAGVAQVLRRYFPQLRVVGVDTIGSTIFGQPARPRVMRGLGSSIYPGNVAYEQFAEVHWVAPTEAVWAARALARAQYATGGWSVGAVALVAGWLARTLPAETRIAAIFPDGPQRYFDTIYNDDYCIAHGLDLDVAPPQEPAQITHPHSSEVSSWTRCTTIINPAASSNVPVNPA encoded by the coding sequence ATGCACACGTTCTCTGTTGCTCAGCCCCTGGATGCCCACGACCTGCAGGTGGCCCCGGGCCAGCTGCTGACCCGTTCGGCCGCAGTCCCCAGTCACTCCCCGGAAGCACTGGTCGGGAATACGCCGGTGCTGTGGATCGATGCCCCGTTCAACGGTGCTGATCGCGGTTTCTGGGCCAAGCTGGAGGGCTGTAACCCTGGTGGGATCAAGGACCGGACCGCCCTGTACATGATCGACCGTGCCCGCCGGCGCGGCGAACTACGCGAGGGCGCCATGGTGATCGAGTCGACCAGCGGCACCCTGGGTCTGGGGCTGGCGCTGGCCGGGACGGTGTACCGGCATCCGGTGACCTTGGTCAGTGACCCGGGGATGGAACCGATCATGCATCGGCTGTTGAGCGCCTACGGCGCCCGGGTGGAAACCGTCACCCGACCCCACCCGGTCGGGGGCTGGCAGCAGGCCCGCCGTGAACGGGTCGCGCAGCTGATGGCCGCCCACCGGGAGGCCTACAGCCCGGATCAGTACAACAACCCGGACAACGTGTCCGCCTACGCGGGGCTGGCCCACGAGCTCATCGCCCAGCTGGGACGCATCGACGTCCTGGTCGCCAGCGTGGGAACCGGCGGGCACTCGGCCGGGGTGGCGCAGGTCCTGCGCCGGTACTTCCCGCAGCTGCGGGTGGTCGGTGTGGACACCATCGGCTCGACGATCTTCGGTCAGCCGGCCCGGCCGCGGGTCATGCGTGGCCTGGGCAGCAGCATCTATCCGGGCAACGTCGCCTACGAGCAGTTCGCCGAGGTCCACTGGGTCGCCCCCACCGAGGCGGTCTGGGCCGCCCGGGCGCTGGCTCGCGCCCAGTACGCCACCGGAGGGTGGAGCGTGGGGGCCGTCGCCCTGGTCGCGGGATGGCTGGCTCGCACCCTGCCCGCAGAGACGCGGATCGCGGCGATCTTCCCCGACGGGCCGCAGCGCTACTTCGACACCATCTACAACGACGACTACTGCATCGCCCACGGCCTGGACCTGGACGTGGCACCACCCCAGGAGCCGGCGCAGATCACCCACCCGCACTCCAGCGAGGTGAGCAGCTGGACCCGGTGCACCACCATCATCAACCCTGCCGCGTCCTCTAACGTCCCGGTGAACCCGGCATGA
- a CDS encoding DUF305 domain-containing protein, with translation MAAGAFLISTVPAETFNVKGSISMRTAHNFKTLNACLALPVIAGLLLSGCGSDDEPTSSSPTTSTSSAASSAGSSAGSAEPGVGFNDADVTFASGMIPHHAQAVEMADLALTKASSAKVKDLAEKVKAAQAPEIQTLSGLLSSWNQPAPSTEGSDSMEGMDHGDAGHADSMMTSEQMDDLEAASGADFDRMWVDMMIKHHEGAVAMGKTEVADGTDAQATQLAQTVIDAQTTEIAELKSLATELA, from the coding sequence ATGGCCGCAGGTGCGTTCCTCATCAGCACAGTGCCAGCAGAGACATTCAACGTGAAGGGTTCCATCAGCATGCGTACAGCACACAATTTCAAGACCCTCAATGCCTGCCTCGCCCTGCCCGTCATCGCCGGCCTGCTCCTGAGCGGATGCGGCAGCGACGACGAGCCGACCTCCAGCAGCCCCACCACCAGCACCAGTAGTGCTGCCAGTAGTGCTGGCAGTAGCGCGGGGAGTGCAGAACCGGGTGTGGGGTTCAACGACGCCGATGTCACCTTTGCCAGCGGGATGATTCCTCACCACGCTCAGGCCGTCGAGATGGCCGATCTGGCCCTGACCAAGGCCAGCAGTGCGAAGGTCAAGGACCTGGCCGAAAAGGTCAAGGCCGCTCAGGCTCCAGAGATCCAGACCCTCTCAGGCCTGTTGTCCAGCTGGAATCAGCCGGCTCCCAGCACCGAGGGCAGCGATTCCATGGAGGGCATGGATCACGGGGACGCCGGCCACGCGGACTCCATGATGACCAGTGAGCAGATGGACGACCTCGAGGCCGCCAGCGGCGCGGACTTCGACCGGATGTGGGTCGACATGATGATCAAGCACCATGAAGGTGCCGTCGCCATGGGCAAGACCGAGGTCGCCGACGGCACCGATGCGCAGGCCACACAACTGGCCCAGACCGTCATCGACGCACAGACCACGGAAATCGCCGAACTCAAGAGCCTGGCCACCGAACTGGCCTGA
- a CDS encoding cadmium resistance transporter, with amino-acid sequence MNLGIVGQAIGLFAVTNIDDILVLALFFGQGAGHPGAARSIAIGQYLGFAAILGAAGAAAFGATFLPESAIPYLGLVPLLLGLRAAWAAWTDRTGIQDDDSEPAQDPPRALEVAGVTFANGGDNIGVYVPVFATAGIGGMSVYTVVFLVLVAVWLAAGRYFATRPIVARALSRWGHILMPVVLVGIGLAILIEGGAFGL; translated from the coding sequence GTGAACCTGGGCATCGTTGGGCAGGCCATCGGCCTGTTCGCGGTCACGAACATCGACGACATCCTGGTGCTCGCGTTGTTCTTCGGCCAAGGTGCCGGGCATCCGGGAGCAGCTCGCTCCATCGCGATCGGGCAGTACCTGGGCTTCGCCGCGATCCTGGGCGCTGCGGGCGCGGCGGCCTTCGGGGCCACCTTCCTGCCCGAGTCGGCGATCCCCTACCTCGGACTGGTGCCGCTGCTGCTGGGGCTGCGGGCAGCCTGGGCAGCTTGGACTGATCGCACCGGCATCCAGGATGACGACTCCGAGCCCGCGCAGGATCCACCCCGGGCACTGGAGGTTGCCGGGGTGACGTTCGCCAACGGCGGCGACAACATCGGTGTCTATGTCCCGGTCTTCGCCACCGCCGGCATCGGTGGAATGAGCGTCTACACCGTCGTTTTCCTCGTCCTTGTGGCCGTCTGGCTCGCGGCCGGACGGTACTTCGCCACCCGCCCTATCGTGGCCCGGGCCTTGAGCCGGTGGGGACACATCCTGATGCCGGTCGTCCTGGTCGGCATCGGCCTGGCCATCCTCATCGAGGGCGGCGCCTTCGGCCTGTAA
- a CDS encoding thioredoxin family protein produces the protein MLIQVVYFEGCPNWQITHRRLLTALEATGHAGVTVDLVAVGSPEAAAAAGFAGSPTVLVDGRDLFPDAAPVTELACRVYRSPQGLSGSPSPEVLVAALNDLPTAV, from the coding sequence GTGCTGATTCAGGTCGTGTACTTCGAGGGCTGCCCGAACTGGCAGATCACCCATCGCCGGTTGCTCACCGCGCTGGAGGCGACCGGGCACGCCGGCGTCACCGTCGACCTGGTCGCGGTGGGCTCGCCTGAAGCGGCTGCCGCCGCCGGGTTCGCGGGTTCGCCGACCGTGCTGGTCGACGGTCGGGACCTGTTCCCCGACGCCGCGCCGGTCACGGAACTGGCCTGCCGCGTGTACCGGAGCCCGCAGGGTTTGAGCGGATCACCCTCTCCCGAGGTGCTGGTCGCGGCGCTGAACGATCTGCCCACCGCAGTGTGA
- a CDS encoding MFS transporter encodes MMATISQARSFERPVQLLFLNQFTINIGFYMLMPYLAAHLSGDLGLAAWLVGLVLGVRNLTQQGMFLIGGTLADRLGYKRLIVAGCTLRTVGFALLGFVDSLPALIVASALTGFAGALFNPAVRAYLAHDAGQRRTEAFAVFNVFYQAGIVIGPLLGVLLTGISFQLTCTVAAAVFAGLTVLQARALPDRRPERSDPGTTGFSVLTDWRAVSANRGFLLFSLAMIGSYVLSFQVYLVLPLQIRRLAPDEHSATLGVGALFVVSGVLAVATQVRITAWCRRRWSPGQAITRGLALMGVAFTPLLLADLLAPTSGPAGAATGSRSWPGLALVFMPVLAAAVILTLATLIVYPFEMDTIVNLSGNRLVATHYGLYSTVSGIGITAGNLATGAALDTADTWNTPALPWLALSILGVACAWAIHRLSCAGLLTLGPPPKTPLRMPS; translated from the coding sequence ATGATGGCCACGATCAGCCAGGCCCGCTCCTTCGAGCGGCCGGTGCAACTGCTGTTCCTGAACCAGTTCACCATCAACATCGGTTTCTACATGCTGATGCCGTACCTGGCCGCGCATCTGTCCGGTGACCTGGGCCTGGCCGCGTGGCTGGTGGGCTTGGTCCTGGGCGTACGCAACCTGACCCAGCAGGGGATGTTCCTGATCGGGGGGACCCTGGCTGATCGCCTGGGCTACAAGCGGCTGATCGTGGCCGGCTGCACCCTGCGCACCGTCGGGTTCGCGCTCCTGGGATTTGTCGACTCCTTACCGGCGCTGATCGTGGCCTCAGCGCTCACCGGGTTCGCGGGGGCGTTGTTCAATCCGGCCGTGCGCGCCTACCTGGCCCACGACGCGGGCCAGCGACGTACCGAGGCCTTCGCCGTGTTCAACGTCTTCTACCAGGCCGGGATCGTCATCGGCCCCTTGCTGGGTGTGCTGCTGACCGGGATCTCCTTCCAGCTCACCTGCACCGTGGCCGCGGCCGTGTTCGCGGGCCTGACCGTGTTGCAGGCTCGCGCCCTGCCCGACCGTCGCCCTGAACGAAGCGACCCGGGAACGACAGGATTCTCGGTGCTCACCGACTGGCGCGCGGTGAGCGCCAACCGCGGGTTCCTCCTGTTCTCCCTGGCGATGATCGGTTCCTACGTGCTGTCCTTCCAGGTCTACCTCGTCCTGCCCCTGCAGATCCGGCGCCTGGCTCCCGACGAGCACTCCGCCACTCTCGGGGTCGGGGCGCTGTTCGTCGTGTCCGGGGTCCTGGCCGTGGCCACTCAGGTCCGCATCACCGCCTGGTGCCGACGCCGCTGGAGCCCGGGTCAGGCCATCACCCGTGGCCTGGCCCTGATGGGGGTGGCCTTCACGCCCCTGCTCCTGGCCGATCTGCTCGCCCCCACGAGTGGGCCCGCCGGGGCGGCCACCGGATCCAGGAGCTGGCCGGGCCTGGCACTGGTTTTCATGCCGGTGCTGGCAGCAGCGGTGATCCTGACCCTGGCCACCCTCATCGTCTACCCCTTCGAGATGGACACCATCGTCAACCTGTCCGGTAACCGGCTGGTCGCCACCCACTACGGCCTCTACAGCACCGTCTCCGGGATCGGTATCACCGCCGGGAACCTCGCCACCGGCGCGGCCCTGGACACCGCCGACACCTGGAACACCCCCGCGCTGCCCTGGCTGGCCCTGAGCATCCTGGGCGTCGCCTGCGCCTGGGCCATCCACCGCCTGAGCTGCGCAGGCCTGCTCACCCTCGGCCCTCCTCCGAAAACGCCACTCCGCATGCCCAGCTGA
- a CDS encoding VOC family protein: MPGDRLAELGDTPGVHICAGCALWAARRASRLPDLHRLTHAVGHLARWRPGRQRGAGTVNSTIPILPSADLDRTIAFWQHLGFDVADRYDGYLVTHAGGVEIHFSRNHDAPAEGGPAQVFIHVHNAAALFARLTGEHVAGLEPLQDQDYGLREFVITDPDGNRIRIGSPLD, encoded by the coding sequence ATGCCCGGCGACCGGTTGGCCGAGCTCGGCGACACCCCCGGTGTTCACATCTGCGCCGGTTGCGCCCTCTGGGCCGCGCGCCGCGCCTCTCGCCTGCCTGACCTGCACCGGCTCACCCATGCGGTCGGCCACCTGGCCCGCTGGCGTCCTGGCCGTCAGCGGGGCGCTGGCACGGTGAACTCCACCATCCCGATCCTGCCCAGCGCTGACCTCGACCGCACCATCGCGTTCTGGCAGCACCTCGGGTTCGACGTCGCCGACCGGTACGACGGCTATCTCGTCACCCACGCCGGCGGCGTCGAGATCCATTTCAGCCGCAACCATGACGCCCCCGCCGAAGGGGGCCCGGCCCAGGTCTTCATCCATGTCCACAACGCCGCAGCCCTCTTCGCGCGCCTCACGGGCGAGCACGTCGCCGGGCTGGAGCCCTTGCAGGACCAGGACTACGGACTTCGTGAGTTCGTCATCACCGACCCCGACGGCAACCGGATCCGCATCGGCAGCCCTCTGGACTGA
- a CDS encoding heavy metal translocating P-type ATPase, with the protein MSSHTEVPGSIGLSAVTDPVCGMSIDPSGPFVAQHDGGSYHFCSAHCQATFEADPDQYTGATSHDVRHRAPGPDLAAVNAAQAGEYTCPMHPEVRRSGPGACPICGMALEPVTVSADTGPSHELIDMTRRFWVGLVLALPVFALEMGRHLFDWVHDLIPATVSVWVQLVLATPVVLWCGWPFFVRGWASVRSRNLNMFTLIAMGTGVAWVYSVIATLAPGIFPASFRTAEDMSAAEAMSEMTSVGTVDVYFEAAAVITVLVLLGQVLELRAREQTSGAIKALLDLTPKTARRLTADGTDEEVALADVQIGDQLRVRPGEKVPVDGVVAEGRSVVDEALVTGESMPVTKTAGDTVIGGTINQSGALVMRAEKIGADTMLARIVAMVAQAQRSRAPIQRMADRVAGVFVPVVIAVAAAAFLVWALVGPDPRLAHALIVAVAVLIIACPCALGLATPMSIMVGVGRGAGLGVLIKNAEALERMEKVTTLVVDKTGTLTEGHPVLTSIVPAAGFEENEVLRLAAGVERASEHPLARAVLDAAGHRELVIPEVRDFDSPVGRGVQGLVEDRAVVLGSADFLTSHHIDTRGLDAHADELRADGGTVIYVGVDQALAGILAIADPVKASTPAALAALREEGIEVVMLTGDNRVTAEAVARRLGIDRVEAQVLPEHKSDIVRKLREEGRVVAMAGDGVNDAPALAAADVGLAMGSGTDVAIESAGVTLLGGDLLGIVRARHLSQKTMSNIRQNLMFAFVYNVAGIPIAAGVLYPTFGLLLSPIIAAAAMALSSVSVISNALRLRTQHI; encoded by the coding sequence ATGAGCAGTCACACCGAGGTGCCCGGCAGCATCGGCCTGTCGGCCGTCACCGATCCGGTCTGTGGGATGAGCATCGATCCGTCGGGCCCGTTCGTCGCCCAGCACGACGGGGGCAGCTACCACTTCTGTTCCGCGCATTGCCAGGCCACGTTCGAGGCCGACCCCGATCAGTACACGGGCGCAACGAGCCACGATGTGAGGCATCGCGCACCTGGGCCCGACCTCGCTGCCGTGAACGCGGCGCAGGCGGGGGAATACACCTGCCCGATGCACCCTGAGGTCCGCCGGTCCGGTCCGGGTGCGTGCCCGATCTGCGGGATGGCGCTGGAGCCGGTCACGGTGAGCGCGGACACCGGGCCCAGTCATGAGCTGATCGACATGACCCGCCGGTTCTGGGTCGGTCTGGTGCTGGCCCTGCCAGTGTTCGCGCTGGAAATGGGCCGGCACCTGTTCGACTGGGTCCACGACCTGATCCCGGCGACGGTCTCGGTCTGGGTCCAGCTGGTGCTGGCCACCCCGGTGGTGTTGTGGTGCGGGTGGCCGTTCTTCGTGCGCGGCTGGGCCTCGGTCCGCTCCCGCAACCTCAACATGTTCACGCTGATCGCGATGGGGACCGGCGTCGCCTGGGTCTACAGCGTGATCGCCACCCTTGCGCCGGGTATTTTCCCCGCCTCCTTCCGTACCGCTGAGGACATGAGCGCGGCCGAGGCGATGAGCGAGATGACCTCCGTGGGGACCGTCGATGTCTATTTCGAGGCCGCCGCCGTCATCACCGTCCTGGTCCTGCTCGGGCAGGTCCTGGAGCTACGGGCCCGGGAGCAGACCTCCGGCGCGATCAAGGCGCTGCTGGACCTGACCCCCAAGACCGCACGGCGTCTCACCGCGGACGGCACGGACGAGGAGGTCGCCCTGGCGGACGTCCAGATCGGTGACCAGCTGCGGGTGCGCCCCGGTGAGAAGGTCCCCGTCGACGGCGTCGTGGCCGAGGGCAGGTCGGTGGTCGATGAGGCCCTGGTGACCGGGGAGTCGATGCCGGTCACCAAGACCGCCGGCGACACGGTGATCGGGGGCACCATCAACCAGAGCGGCGCGCTGGTCATGCGCGCCGAGAAGATCGGTGCCGACACGATGCTCGCGCGGATCGTCGCGATGGTCGCGCAGGCCCAGCGGTCGCGGGCCCCGATCCAGCGGATGGCCGACCGCGTCGCCGGAGTCTTTGTTCCCGTGGTGATCGCGGTCGCCGCCGCCGCGTTCCTCGTCTGGGCCCTGGTCGGACCTGACCCGAGGCTGGCCCATGCCCTCATCGTGGCTGTGGCGGTTCTGATCATTGCCTGTCCCTGCGCCCTCGGTCTGGCCACCCCCATGTCGATCATGGTAGGGGTCGGGCGCGGCGCCGGGCTCGGCGTCCTGATCAAGAACGCCGAGGCCCTGGAACGGATGGAGAAGGTCACCACGCTGGTCGTGGACAAGACCGGCACCCTGACCGAGGGACACCCCGTCCTCACCTCCATCGTGCCCGCGGCCGGTTTCGAGGAGAACGAAGTCCTGCGCCTGGCCGCCGGGGTCGAGCGCGCCTCGGAACATCCTCTGGCCCGGGCTGTCCTGGACGCCGCCGGGCACCGCGAACTCGTCATCCCTGAGGTGCGGGACTTCGACTCACCGGTCGGGCGAGGTGTACAGGGCCTGGTCGAGGACCGCGCCGTGGTGCTGGGTAGCGCCGACTTCCTGACCTCGCACCACATCGACACCCGTGGACTGGACGCCCACGCCGATGAGCTGCGCGCCGATGGTGGGACCGTCATCTACGTCGGCGTCGATCAGGCCCTCGCCGGGATCCTCGCGATCGCTGACCCCGTCAAGGCGAGCACCCCTGCGGCGCTGGCCGCCCTGCGTGAGGAGGGCATCGAGGTCGTCATGCTCACCGGCGACAACCGGGTCACCGCCGAGGCGGTGGCCCGGCGCCTGGGGATCGACCGGGTCGAGGCGCAGGTACTGCCCGAGCACAAGAGCGACATCGTGAGGAAGCTGCGCGAGGAAGGCAGGGTCGTGGCGATGGCCGGTGACGGCGTCAACGACGCCCCCGCCCTGGCCGCGGCCGACGTCGGCCTGGCCATGGGCTCGGGCACCGACGTGGCCATCGAAAGCGCCGGAGTGACCCTGCTCGGCGGGGACCTGCTGGGCATCGTCCGCGCCCGGCACCTCTCCCAGAAAACCATGAGCAACATCCGCCAGAACCTGATGTTCGCGTTCGTCTACAACGTCGCCGGCATCCCGATCGCGGCTGGGGTCCTCTACCCCACGTTCGGACTTCTGCTCTCACCGATCATCGCGGCCGCCGCGATGGCCCTGTCCTCGGTCAGCGTCATCAGCAACGCCCTGCGCCTGCGCACCCAGCACATCTAA